Genomic segment of Xenopus laevis strain J_2021 chromosome 4S, Xenopus_laevis_v10.1, whole genome shotgun sequence:
CCAAAACATCACTATAAATATTTACACATTCCTAAACTGCCAGCTGTATTATTAAAGATGATGGACACCTACTAAGGTAGGCTCAGCCTATAAGATTAGTGATCTCTGACACTGGTACTCAAgttaggattagggttgccatcttttttagaaaaaaataccggccttcctatatatttatcttttttccctattaataacattgggatcaaccatcatttttaccggccaggccagtaaaataccgaccaggtggcaactctagttagGAAGGCTGAACTACATGTGATTTCTTGGCAAGTTCCTCAATTTCCTGTCATCCTAGCTTACCTATTGTTTCTATAAACCTGCACACTCAGCAGTTCCTGAGATATTGTTTGACtcttattataaaaaaatgtaactaaaaaaacactgAGCAGATTGAATTTAtgcacacaatatacagtacatgctacATATAAATCAGTCaatgagcaatatatatatatatatatatatatatatatatatatatatatctatatatatatatatatatatatatatttagatagatagatagatagatagatagatatcctgTATGCATGCATAATTAGACCTCTTTGTCATTTGAAAAGTGATGCtggtttatacagtttttatgtcAGACATCATTCACTTAAATTATAAAGgtgcaggggtgctccgccaatgaggcgagttgaggctgtcgcctcaagcggcagcgccccactaggtaccaggggcagcaaaaatgctgctcctggtactttaagagtgaatttccgggggaggggcgGAGGGGCCCGGATCGCCCCTGTATAGGTGCTTGGATTcaaagttatatatttatatgacaaGTGTTGACCTTAGTATAAATGGTGCAAAATATTACAGAGAACATCTGTCTACAATAAGAAAGTTTGTATATAGGATATCGCAAGTATGGGCAGTCTGCACCCTCCAGAAGATGATGAAGTTACTCAGAATTCTTCTTCTGGACTTCTAGATTTCTGTTGGTGATTGTTGCCACTTATATGTAGACTATTAGGTCAATTTGGAAAAATAAACCACAAAACATGTGCAAATGGataaaaagaccattttaaaTATAGATTATAATTATGATAATTATAACAAGACACTGGAGAGTCTGGGTGTCAACTTATTCATTTTGATGTCCATTTTACCCCCCTCCCAGGTGAGAAAGAAGACAAAGGAGCCAAAACTCCCAAATCGGCTTGGGAAATCCCAGTACAAAGCCTAGTTCTGTTTAAGGCTGGTGAGAAGTAAGTGCCAGTTGTTGGCACAACCTCTATAAAGGTAACTCATTGCTGATATAGCTGATAAGCATCTGGTTCAAGGTGAAgctctgggtttttttcccaacaaTTGGACAACTAGGATTGAATTGACTTGGTTTTTCCCAGACTTTGCTTCATCCCTTTCTCTGGGGCATCAGGTCCAGCAATTGCAGATGGGCATTTTGTTCTGAGTTTAAGTCATTGTGCCCACCTGCAGTCATTTCTGAAGATATCAGTGTTATGCTTTATGCCCTGGTACTAAGGCTTCTGGCTTTCTCTGTGCAGGATGATGTGGGGAGGAAGAACCCTGTTGCTGTGCTTGATATGCCTAGCCTTCCAACTCAGTGCTACGTGCCTGCCGGGCAGTCGTGCTTGTGAGCCTGCCAGCCTCTCTTCTGTGGATGCATGGATCTGCTCCATAATCGGCTCCCTGCTTGTGGGGCTCAGCGGGGTCTTTCCACTGCTGGTCATTCCCATTGAAGCCGGGGAAGAACTTCGGTCAGAAAGTAAGTCCTTTTTCCTGCTGTTCCTATGGGATCTTTAGAGCTGGAATAATAAAGATATAATCCTCCAATTATAAAGGATTGGGGAAGATCAGTCTCTCCGTGTTGCTAGGGGAACACTTAACATTTCGGCAATTATATCCCCTGCCTGAAATCCATTGTTGGTATGGTTGGAGTAAGGGGATATCTTGACAAGGCCTCTCCATTCTTTTGTCTTTCAGAGAACTCTCAAAGGCTAAAACAGCTCCTGAGCTTTGCAATTGGTGGATTACTGGGCGATGTGTTCCTGCATCTGTTACCGGAGGCCTGGGCTTATACCTGCAGTGCAACAACAGGTACCTGGGACTTACATTTATATCTTGATCACATTGGCTTCCAAATGAACCCCTGGCAGCTCAGTGCATGAGTACTGCACACCCAGCATTCCGTTATTAACACAGAAGGGTTGGTAGACAGTGAGTGATATCACAAGTGGTGCTGCAGTTGTATTTGCTGTACACAACAGATGTGAATATTAAAATtgtagaaataaagatttttttaatttttttatttttttactgggcATTGAGATGGCTTTATAGTGCTTTCCAATACATAAATAACAGGGTTCCGAGttgcaaacatttaaaggggataaTATAATCGCTAATTACCTTACTTCTTTTAATTCCATTTTAAAGTTAGTTGCAAGACATACAGTAGCAGTCGTTTGAATTAAAATAAAGACATGCTATATCCTGCCAATCACACTATTCGACTCACTTTTAGTCAGTTGGTTTGATCTCTAGGGGTGGCCAGCCAAGGGAAGTatctcaaatgttttttgttcCAAAGAAACAATGAATAGAGAGGCACAATCCCCAGCCTTTAAC
This window contains:
- the LOC121393448 gene encoding zinc transporter ZIP13-like, which produces MMWGGRTLLLCLICLAFQLSATCLPGSRACEPASLSSVDAWICSIIGSLLVGLSGVFPLLVIPIEAGEELRSEKNSQRLKQLLSFAIGGLLGDVFLHLLPEAWAYTCSATTGTWDLHLYLDHIGFQMNPWQLSA